TTTCCAGCCATAATCTTATAACTTCCACCAAGAGATTGGGTGCATGTATGCAAATAAGCCCACCAAGGGGATTGGATAGCTTCTAATAATACAAATAAAATGTAGGTGCTCTTGTGTATGTAGGATCATGAAAATAAGGTGTATGGGACCCAAAAAGGGGGATTGGCCACTTTTGCCATCCTACTATGTCTAAAAATGAGAGCCATTTACAAAGTTGAGGGGGACCTCATGACTACCAAGAAAAATGAATCAGGAGTAGAGCCCATCCTTTGAATCTGGGATTCTCAAGCTGAGCAAGGACACAGAGACTCAAGGCAACAAGAGACAGCAGGAGAAATGGTGTTGGCTGAGACACATAACCAGGTAGGCTTCCTACCCCAGAGTGAGAAATGTGAGTGCCTTTAGGCAGGAGGCTTATAGGAAGAAACAAATATCTCCAGGGAACTTGGCAGAGCTAGACTCATGCACCACAGAgtgagagacctgagaaccttcAGCCAGGAGGCTTGCTGGTAGAGCAGGTTACCTCTAGGTACTTACTGATAGAACTAAAGGGATTTTTAACACTTGTGCGAGTAGGGGAAAGGCCAAGAGGCCAAGATGTCAGGGCCACAGAGAGGTGGACCTGCAGGCATGGCAAAGAAGAAGCTGTTCTGACAGAAACATTGTATTCCAGGTGTCAgaactgttttatttattttttgtttgcttgtttgttttttttattaaggTTGGAGATCAAAGGCATGTTTAAATTCCACGTAATAGGAATCAACTTTGAGCCAATAGTGATGGTGGTTCTCTCTCCCCATCACGACCTTTGAGGAGGTCAGGCATCTCTGCCACGCCATTTTACCAGCCAGCCTTCAAACAGGTTTCCAAGAGCAGATAGTCTTTGGTCTGTTCATTTAACAAGCTCACATTACAGGAACTGACTGATGTTTAGAAGATCCCTATGTTAAAAGACTAACATAGAGCACAGACACCGTGTTATTGTTTTACAAGGGCAAACTTGCTTTTTCCAATGACTTGAATATTCTTGAGCACAACCCTAGAGGACCCATCGCTAAAAGAGCAAACCAGGGAAGATCAACtagatcaagaaaacaaaaaaaaatgacagaTGTAGATTGGGCGGCTGTACATCTTGGGGGCCATTCCATTCAAACTGATCGATCCTGATGAAACACAGGAAAGCTGGAATCTCAATATCTCTCTTTCATGTTCCCCCTAGCACAATATTGGGGAATTTTTGTTAAAATAAGCTAAATTAAATTGGCTGGACAggtatgaagcagggaaccaacggaggagtctgaggggccggccccaatcccaactacatggacagctgtccctctccccagaagaattcacttcagaagacaggactgaatctgcagctcaggaagaggggcatgtctgatcagagcacacaggagcaaatgaagggggagagcgAGTGGAGCACGTGCTGACCCacaaagccctgaggatgatattccctctcagagcagccaaagcacagaggaacatacggccagccccactacgagacttgatgtccctcactgacccatagcactataggggacagcactggagacacagtatgggaattgcacccgatctgaccccaccacacttaggtgaaacactaaaggtgtgcaacagaacagcaaggggaacagagcaacgaagtccccagagtataccaaaaatagaccttggggccagggcttggcacccatcagacttaaccagaaaacactcctaaaggtcaacaaacagactttgaactatttacaggcttttttttttttttttggtcattgctctgctgttgttgttgctttgttttcttttgttgctttgattttgctctgtcttgttttctttgcgcatgttattatctctgcaggtctatctagatatgataggcgggataaacaatctggaggagaaaacaacaggaccaaaggtGCTCGAGTttgtgggagaagaggaggcgggggaaaggaaatgggtgttaacagtCCCAGGGTgttaacaagtgatctaaaatagatggtgaggagggtgtagaaggtctggtagtgcttgatcaaaggcaatgtaaccaagaggaattactgaaacctaaatgaaggctgaacatgatagtgggataagaggaaagtaaaaggaaatagaggaaggaactaggaggcaaagggcatttatagaggtctaaatacaggcatgtacatatgtaaatatatttatatttgattatgGCGAAATAgaattatatgtgtatatttataggtttaatattaaggtagcagattgccaatgggcctctactcaagtactccctcaattcaagaacacttggttctattaaactggcattccacgatgcttgccttcctgacataatcactgaagacaaatgtgtgcataagcaaatgtggtgaagaaagctgatggtgcccagctatcaaacgatatagcaccaggggtcttaaaggcttgaagataaacaagcagccatctagctgagaagcaacaaagtccacatggaagaagcacaccagcctgtgtggtcatgaggcatcaataggctcaggtatcaggcatcaaagaacaaaaaaatcatatcattgtgaatgagagggagttcagagtggagacccaaagcccatctgtaggcaaccgaatatccccttacagaagggccgcggggaggagacaagccagtcacctacagtatggcactgatgaaacacacaactttcctctagttctttaatacttcctcccctacctctcactatcatgatcccaattctaccttacaaatccggctagaccagaggatgtacactgatacagagcaGAGGtgaaaaaacagggaatccaggacagataaacccctcaggaccaataatgagagtagtgatatcaggaggggaaggggacggtgggggagaacgagggaactgatcacaatgatctacatataacctcctctctgggggatggaaaacagaaaagtgaatgaagggagaaaacGGACAATATAAGacagggaaaaataataatttataaattattaagggttagggggggagggagggagggagagggagaggaaaaaaatgaggagctgataccaaggactcagggagaaataaaatgttttgagaatgatgatggcaacaaatgtacaaatgtgcttgacaccatggatgggtgtatggattatagtaagagttgtacgagcccccaataaaatgatttattaaaaaattgaatataaataaaatatgtcttgctagaagtttaaaaaaaaaaagaaattggccAGATAGTAGTTGTCCTTAGGACAATTATTGTTTAATCTTGATAAGCTCagccaattattttaaaatgtttgatcATTTCAAAAGATAACTGTTTTTACCCATTGTGCTTGTATAGTTGTTCTAATTTGAAGGGTGCCTATCAATCTTGCATAACAAATGATCATAAATGAGTCCTTAGACATCCCAAGATACAGTGGAAATGCCTGTATACGTCTCAATGGCAGATTGGCAAGCTGCAGCCTGAGTGCTAGATTCAGCCTGTCACCCATTGTGTAAATACAGTTTTATTAGAAGTACGCAACACCATTCTCTGACATAATGACTATGATTGATTGCTTTAGTACTTCACCGATAGGCTTCTAGAATAATCACAGAACCGTAAATCCTTAGTATCTGGCCCTTTACAAAAACCTTTGCTGGCTTCTGATATAGACAATGGCTTGGTCATAATAAAAAAAATCGTTTTCTTACCAATGGCTATGAACATTGTTCAACTCTCTTGCTTCATACATATCATCAGAAAGCATTAATTACTAGATTAATTGCTGGGATATCATGTTTTGTGAAGTAGAGCGTCAATGAGGATGAGGGAGACCCTTAGTGAAATTGACTGGCCAGGGGTGGTAATGATAGACTCAAAGATATTTGTAATCGTaggatgccacaggaccaggTAGCACTGTGTTCCATTGTACATCAAGTTGCCCTGAATGAGAGTaaactcaatgacagctaacaacagcaTCACTCATGGCTATGGCCCAACTTCACTCCCCACAGGTGTGGAAACTCGATGTTTATATGTACAGGTGTTCTCGAGGTCCTGGTCCCAAGTTTGAATTATGAAAAAAGTTCATTTTCTTAAAGAACCTGTTAGAGTGGTCCACACTTCAGAGATTAACGATGAATAAAGATCCCCAGTCTGGCCTGAAAGTTGTCGGACATGGATTCCAAAAGAATCTATCGCTACTCTCTACAAGTTACTCAACTCGTTGGATTTCCATTTTTCAGGGTTGTTGAAATGACACAATGCATGAAAATAGGGTAAACTTACCCGAAGGCCATATGTTATAAATTATTGTGTAaataatttagacagacctggagcATGCTATTGTATTTCTGTCAACACAACCCAGAGTCACTTGAATAATGCTGACAAAATTAATTCACTGTCCATAAATTTCCTCAGTTGCAGCCTAAGGATCTTGGCACCAATCCCTCAATGCTCCGCTCACAAGAGATCAGCTCTGCAGAAAAGACATATCAACAGGCCTTCAGCAAGGAATGTCCACCTTCTCTGTGCACAGGTCAACATCTCCATGATTTCCCCGCTGGATGCAAAACTAGCCAGTAATCCTTCTTTGAAGCATAGCGCTGAGTGACTAGGAAGGCTCTGGGGAACTCTCAGAGGTATGTTTCAGTAAGAATAATAAGTGTTGTTACCGGGGGTAGAGGTGACATGTGTGCCTGGCCGAGTTAGGCACCACATTGCTACCTGCAGTGGAAGAATCCCCCCAGCCTAATATTCTAAGAGTAAGTGATCAATGGCATCTTGGCATCAACCAAACCTCTAGAATTTGGTAAAGATCAGATCATCATATCTAAGGGGAATGGCACTTGGAGCAATTGGTGTTGGAATCAGGGAGTGTATTTGGAGGCAAGGGTACGGTGTGGGTGAGTGTGTGTctgcagtcaagtctgatggaccagttgccatggagtccatttcaacttaTGGAGACCCGCTGTGTGCCAGAGTAGGGCTGTGTTCCACGGACCTTTCAACGGCTGACGTTTAAGAAGTGCATAGCCAGGTGTTTCTGCCAAGACTTGAATCGCCTAACTTTTGGTTAGCTGCAGCACGTTAACTGGAACGCACAAGTGTACATGAAAAACTGAAAGGACGATCCAGCTTTCAATGAGTGTGTGCAGGTGGGGTGATGAGTGCGTGTGCAAGTGTGGCTTCTACAGAGAAAGGCTGTGGGTAAGTGCAGATCTACTGCTTGTGCAAGCAAGGTACAGAGCAGGAGAATGGTAAGGATTGTTGACTACAGAGCCCACCCAACCGCCTGCCTCACCTGTCAGAGGTACCCCTGGCTGGCTGTGTCATCCCGGCAGATGTGAAGCAACATCAGGTCCTAGAAAGACTTGCTGCCCCACCATCACCTCCAGAGGAAAGCTACCCCTGCTCGCCCTGGTAGGGGTAGATTTGGCTGTATGACTAGCTTTGGCAGACAGGATATGGACAGAGGTGACCACGTGCTAACGCAAgtcaagagcttaggggcaggcaTCACACGTCTTTGCTTATACTACGAGATGAACCTTCTCTGGAAGACTGACCTTCCAGCCTGGGACCCTAATGCAACTCATGGAGCACAACCACCTTTCTTGGGAGTGGggcaccagtcctttcttctgagacttCTCAGCGTGAGCCATCAACCTTTTGGCTAATAGACCGTGCTAAGGGTGAGCTGCTGGCGTTGCTACTATTACTGCGGGTGGCATGGGTCAGGGTGGTCGTGGAAAAGGGAAAGTGGAGATGTTGTCGTTGTGTAGGAGAGGGGAGGCAGCGTCCTCAGCAGTAGTACTCATGGATGCGCCTGGTCCCCAAGGCCTGAGAGTCCAGGCTGGTCGTGGATGAGAGGAGCCGGTCGGCCTCGCCCAGGCTGCACCGAGACCGGCGCTCAGAGCCATCCTCACTGCAGTCGGGCTGGCTGAGAATGCTGTAGGTGGCCGCGGGAGCCCCGGGGTGCGGGGAGCCCCTTCTGCGGCAGCGCCTGCGCAAGGCTCCACCGCAGACAAACAGCGTGAGCGGCAGCGCAATGACCGCGGCCACGCTGCCTGCCACCACGTTGATGAGGCGCTGCGCGCTCTCAGCATCCGCCACCTCGTCGGTGCTGAAGATGACACAGTGCTCCTTGCGCGGCACCAGGCCCTGCGGGGACACGCATGCCACGTACTTGGTCTGGGGCGCCAGCCCGTCGAGGGTGACGCGGGTCTCGCCAGGCTGCACGGCCATCCGCAGCATGTTGCGCTGCCCGAAGACCGCGTAAAGAACACTGAAGACCGTGGCGCGCCCCACCTCGGGGGTCTTCCACACCAAGGACACGCTGTGGTACGTGTTGCCAACGACCTTGAGGGACCGCACCATCTGCATTTCCTGGGGCCCTGCTGGCCCGCTCCTGGAGTGCTCCCCGGGACCACCCATTGGCAAGCGCTGGTGGGCTCGCTCCTCCTCGCCATTGGGTGCAAAGGTCCAGAGAGCCGGGGCAGCAGGCTTGGCAGCATGGAGGACATGCCTGGCCGCCAGCTGCTTGTTGTACGCTACCGCTTCTGCCCCCTCCTCTACCCTGGCCCACGGGGACTCGGGGCCTCCACTCTGCTGGGGGAACACCTGCGCCTCAGTGACAGTCAGGGACATGTGCATCTCTGAGACACCCAGGAAGTTCTTGGCCTGACAGACGTAGTCTCCAGAATCTTGGTAGGACACTGCCGGCAGGCCCAGCAGGGCCCAGCTCATGCCATCCCGGGAGACTTCCTGGTGCACTGTGGAGAGAGAGGTTTCGTGGGTAAAGGAGGGCACCGCCTCAAGTTCACTTCCAAAGCAAGCCCACCGTCCCCATTGAAACGCCTGGTACTCGTAGAAACACTGGCAATCCCTCCACGTGTCTGAGAGGAGTGAAGGGAACCAGGGTTACAAATTCAGGAAGTCTCTGCAGTGCCAGGTGGGAGCAGAGCCTAAGAATGGTCAACTGTCAAGGTGTGGGAGGTTCAAACTGTTCTAGAGGACGGGGCTGCCACTGCAGTGACCCCTTGGAGCAGGGGACAGGTGTGTTAGGGATCAAAGGTCAACAGGATGCAATGTGGAAGGGGTCCAGGGCAAAGTACTCTGCTTCCCTAACCTCACCGCCACTGCCCTTCAATCATAGCATCTCCAACTTTCTGTTTTACAAGAAAGAGGTTTGCAAATTAATTTCAATCCCACGTTCCTAGAGcaacagaagccctggtggcattgtggacgGCTAACCTCAaagctggtggttcaagcccaccagctgctctgtaggagaaacactagactgtctgcccctgtaaagatgtccagtctcagaaatcctatggagaGCCggtatgagttagaatccattcaatggcaatggttttagaatccattcaatggcaatGGTTTTTGAGGGGGCTGGGTGCTTTGTCTTAGAGCCCTGGTTTCCAACCTAGTTTCAGGAGACACAGAAGCAAGCTGGGAGGGACTTGAAGTGTTCTGGGTCTAGTGGTGAAAGTCATTCGGTTGTAGAGTGAACCAGGTCATGATATGAACCCAACTTCTCCATCTATGAGCTATATGATGTGGGCCATGCATGACACATCTCAAAGCTTCCGTTTATTCATGTGAAAAATAGAAAAGATCAAACTTGCTCGAGTTTAAAGTCCCTAATTTCATAATGTACTTAGCGCAGCGCTAGAGTTCGGTAGATGCTAACTCATATGGTTCATGATTCCTCGTGATCAccagctgctgtcaagtcaacccCAGCTCAGGGTCACTCTGTGTGTGTCAGAACAAAACTCTCTTCCGTAGGGTGTCAGTAACTCTTTTTGGCAGGTACAtcagcagacctttcttccaagacaccactCACTGACTgcattcaaacttccaacctttgggttagcagctataTCTGGTAACTTTTGGAACCACTCTGAGACTCTTagtgatactttcttaatgtttaTAACCGTGAAAGATATAAAACGCAAATCCACTAAGTGTCGCCAGCAGACACTCTTGCTTCGCCCAGAGTGGGGCCACAGTGGTTCATGGGTTGTCATAAGTTGCCATGAAAACCATTGTTAACCTTCAACCCACTGCTCGTGCTCTACCCCCTGGGTAGTCTTCCCAAGTCCCCTCAGAGAGATGGGTGTCAGCTGGCTTAGACCTCCTTGCTGTCCCGGTCCCTTCCCGGTATGGGGACCCTCTAGTTTGAGATCGTTGCTGCTCAGTCTCTATATTCACATACCTGTGCCATTGAGCGGATGCCCGTTGGCTCTGCTCCAACTCATCTCAGGAACAGGGACGCCAGTGGCTCCACAACGTAGCAGTGCTGTGCTGCCCACAGGGGACTGGAGGCTGGCCACACTCGGGTGAACCTCTGGGCTCTGGCACCTCCTGAGTTCCAACTGATTGAAGGCCACCCCAGCGAGGCTTCGTGGGCTGGCGCACCAGAGCCTGGCCTCAATAAATGCCAGGTGAGGGGCCCACGCATCCAGGAATCGGACCAGGTCATAGAGCCGGCAGTCACACACCCAGGGGTTGTCCTGCAGCCCTGCAAGTAGACATGTCACATgcttacaagattggtgattACTACTGTAATCACTTAGAATGGTGTGATTTCTGCAGTTACAACAAAACCCAGTTCTGAAAATGCTTCCCTGACTCCTGTCTCTGTCCTCCCAGAATAAATGGCCCTTTCAATGTTCCTCTGTCAGTGAGCGTGGCTGCTTGGAGCCCTTAGCCCTTTGACACGGGCTCAAATGGGGGTGAAAGGAGGAGCAAAAGGGCCATGCATTCAAATTCTGTGACAGAAAAACGAACATCTCCACCAAGCTGAAAACAGGGCATGAATCCCaccttgtgggaaacagaaagatttcttccaAGTCGTCGTCcgcaaatatgttagacttagggtacTGCTTGCAGGGAATGATAAATgactgtcaagttacctccctgaaggcagtcatttGCCAGAGTGCTGTCTGGTTCCACCACAGGTAGTCCCGctacctgctgttaaggacaatgggctacttctccctaaaggcttgcgaccattagtctggtccctgtaggtgctGTTTACACCctgctgataatggtttctatggagatccagagaacaaactggctcagtgacatccaaagttaggctgccatcctgaatctaggaccttgtcacatgtatatcccccaatccctccccttcctattacgtggatatattaggcagataggcagggatggagtGTCTATTGACCCATGCCAagagccaagcacgagaacaaagggcggTGCACTGCACATGCTGAGAGACCTAAGGTTTCCcgcggtgggcatgggtgggcgttaaacctggattggcccacctgggccaggtgaactcaattaagccaatggggtcgatcttgggtcatccaccacgcctcccggtggaatccttgaaaaggcaggagcccagagggagagaaagaacttgggagggagaacttgagacaagacttttggaggagaacttgggagagagatctaacagagagtCGCAGGGAAAGAAATCTTTGCATGACACTGAGCAGTCTCTGACAGGCTGCATGATctggaggaatcctatgggtgccgtgtaagaCCTGAAACATCTTCtaactcattaaactcacttggatcacaagcccggcttcggcgtgaattctttctcgtgcggagccaaggacagaggtgtaactctatctccagagagatctaacagatacccctagatcacccccctcccattactgtattactatAGCATAATCCTTTCCATATGTCATcacttgtaattagggggcttgcacgtccccagagaatataaaagccttggttagcaataaatatttctctctccacatggaccaccaagtgaggttgaggggagcatgctactatgaaatgtgtctgactccattatttcaatctctcttctatttctcatgctctctatgactttactgtaatatttatttattatcgctgtacaattgtgcctaccgaacccctgatgatgtgttaggggctggtaatCCTGACACCACCTTGTCAAAGAGGCTCATGTGGAGGGAAGTGGGCATTGTGCCCTCCTAAGACATGATTGCTCGTTACACATTTGCAAATGTAATATTAATGCACGGAGTgatattcccccacccccacaaagctGTTATTAAACTGATAGTGTGTCTAGTAGTCtgtgatgtacatatatttgatatatttggAAGGGGAATGTCATGTCAgaaggctgggtgggggtggggactacATTAAAGATCTGAAGACACAGCTGTGAGTCCCAGTTCCTTTGAAGTACAAACAGGAAGGATGCCATTTCCTTCTGCCACCTCCATCCACCTCCTACCCCTGTAGTGTCTACCCGATAGAAGCTTCACTTAACATTTCATCTGGAGCCCAAGATTGGTCACTGCTTAGCTCTGGTAGGTCTCTAAACTACATGGTCTTCACCTCATCACAAGGTCCTGAAACAAGTAATTCAAAAGGCAGAATTAAACAACGGCGAAATATTTACCTGCAAACTTGGTCCACGTTAAACACATTGGCCAATTTAATGATAAGCTGCTTTTCACTGCTGTTTCCCGGAACACAGAGCAAGGCCCACAAGCTGGTAGGCAGCCTCGGATGGTGTCCTCACTCTCTACTCTTGGGAGCGAGGACTAGCCTGGCCCGTTAGAGAGCATCCGATTGGCATGCCAATGCTTCCTGTGCGCAGGCCGGGAGCCAGCATCTGTCCCCCTCAGCACCAATTCTAGAGAGACGTGGGTACATGTGTTCTGTGTGGCATTATATGGGTGTAATTCCACAAGGGGAACAACCTACATGTCCATGAAAAGAGAAAGAGCTAAATAAATGGGAGTCTAACTCTACTGCAGAACACTGTATAGCAATTATTTTAAGTGAAGCTGGTCCACTTATGGTCACTGAGGAGGATGGCCAAGAGAGATCTGGGGGCAGTGTTTTTACTGCTGGCTGATATATACAACATAATAAGAATTAATTTTGACACTTATATGTATGTCTGTGCTTGTAAATTAAGACAGGAGATATGTAAGCAAGCATGGTAACAGTGGCCACCTTTGGGAGAAGGCAAAGGAATTGGAATAAGAAGAAGGGACAAAAGGCTTTAGCCTTTCCTGTAATATTTTAAATGGTCACATAAATCCATGCATGTGTTATACCATTAAAATGGATTTTCCATTACGAGTTATGCCCATGTGTGCTACCATCAGGGCAAAAGTAGGTGTCTTGGGCAGGAAAGAAGGTGTGATTTACTGGGGAAGCAACTGATGGCTAGGAAAGGGGAAGAAATCAAAGAGACAGAAGGGTTAGCTGGTGTCTCATGCTAACTCACTCAACATAGAGTTGTGAAACTGGGTCCTAAGGGGTCCTTCCTTCCTGCTTACATGACTttaaagacctagtgcatctccgTTTCGTCATAATGCCTGGCTGTTGCTCTCACCCCTGACATGGCTCCTGGAATAGAGCTGCCAGATTTAGGAGGTAAAATACAGGGCGCCTAGTTAAATTTGGATGCCAGGTCATCCACAACTTATGTTTCTGTATAAGCATGCCCTGTGTGATGTTCTAGATCTGATTTGACAATACTAGGAAAGGGGCCCACACTTCCATAGGGAACCACCGTGGAGCGGTGAGGGTGATTAAGAGGAGAGGATCCTGCCTCTATTTCTTGAGTCCTCCTTGTAGGATGGACACGGGGCCTGCCCTGACTCTTATTGCGTCTACACTGGTGGCAgaggctctgggggagaaaggtaGGATTAAGGAGTCTTGAGTTTCCCCGGCTCTGAGGCCAGAGGCTTTCTTGAGGAGGAGATATTTGGGAAAGCCACTTCTGAAAACAGAGTAGGAAGCAGAAAGGCTGGGCCTCAAGCCCATCTAGTTCCGTTCAACCATACCCAATAAAGCCTCTACAGATGTCTTTATCATGTTGCCACATAAGATCCAGGACATTGCAAAGgctcatactcactgccatcaagcagaccctgactcatagcaatcctgcaggacagagtagaactgcccctgtgggttccttagacttcaactttctcccaaagagccgctggtggttttaaaccaccgaccttgcagttagtagtctaatccgtaac
This window of the Tenrec ecaudatus isolate mTenEca1 chromosome 10, mTenEca1.hap1, whole genome shotgun sequence genome carries:
- the LRIT1 gene encoding leucine-rich repeat, immunoglobulin-like domain and transmembrane domain-containing protein 1, coding for MKMAVHMFWLLVIGGLPQAWGSCPSQCSCSLRMLGDGSRTRTVVCNDPDMTLPPAFIPADTCQLRLERTAIHRVPGEAFSLLAHLEQLWLPYNALSDLSTHMLRGLPHLRELRLPGNRLVTFPWAALRDAPQLRLLDLQANRLSAVPMEAARFLGNLTFLDLSSNQLMRLPKELLGTWAHLQVGPLLPGHRARLVLGLQDNPWVCDCRLYDLVRFLDAWAPHLAFIEARLWCASPRSLAGVAFNQLELRRCQSPEVHPSVASLQSPVGSTALLRCGATGVPVPEMSWSRANGHPLNGTVHQEVSRDGMSWALLGLPAVSYQDSGDYVCQAKNFLGVSEMHMSLTVTEAQVFPQQSGGPESPWARVEEGAEAVAYNKQLAARHVLHAAKPAAPALWTFAPNGEEERAHQRLPMGGPGEHSRSGPAGPQEMQMVRSLKVVGNTYHSVSLVWKTPEVGRATVFSVLYAVFGQRNMLRMAVQPGETRVTLDGLAPQTKYVACVSPQGLVPRKEHCVIFSTDEVADAESAQRLINVVAGSVAAVIALPLTLFVCGGALRRRCRRRGSPHPGAPAATYSILSQPDCSEDGSERRSRCSLGEADRLLSSTTSLDSQALGTRRIHEYYC